The proteins below are encoded in one region of Apium graveolens cultivar Ventura chromosome 4, ASM990537v1, whole genome shotgun sequence:
- the LOC141720834 gene encoding uncharacterized protein LOC141720834, giving the protein MRASVYVLVSHSFLPWKQKLLLPGTTMAAAPSIEPIQYPTACRDDTVVDNYHGVLVPDPYRWLEDPDAEEVKDFVQKQVNLTESVLKQCETREKLQKKLTEFYDYPKYEAPFREGDKFFYFHNTGLQPQKVLYMQDRLDGQPEILLDPNELSEDGTVALSAYAVSKDAKYLAYALSSSGSDWVTIKIMGVQDKKVHHDTLSWVKFSDINWTHDSKGFFYCRFPSPKEGEKVDAGTETNANLDHQMFYHFMGTDQSEDILCWEDPANPKHTFGAQVTEDGKYVLLYTFESTDPVNKLYYCDISAFPNGLEGYKGKSLLPFIKLVDNFDAYYGAIANDDTLFTFRTNKDAPRYKLVRVDLKQPTTWTDVLDEAEKDVLESAIAVNGNQIIVSYMSDVKDVLQLRDLKTGTLLHQLPVDIGTVSDVSARREDSTVFISFTSFLSPGIIYQCDLESGVPDIKIFREIFVPGFNRTEFHVNQVFVSSKDGGRIPIFIVAKKDIPLDGSHPCLLYAYGGFNISIKPSFSVSRIVLMRNLGAIYCVANIRGGGEYGEEWHKAGRLASKQTCFDDFISAAEYLVSTGYTQPKKLCIEGGSNGGLLIGACINQRPDLYGCALAHVGVMDMLRFHKFTIGHAWTSEYGSSEKEEEFHWLIKYSPIHNVKRPWEKSPAQASQYPSTLLLTADHDDRVVPLHSLKLLATLQYVLCTSLDKSPQTNPIIARIDVKAGHGAGRPTKKMIESSADSYSFMAKVLGASWVE; this is encoded by the exons ATGAGAGCGAGTGTATATGTTTTAGTATCTCATTCTTTTCTCCCTTGGAAACAAAAATTACTACTACCGGGGACTACAATGGCTGCTGCTCCGTCGATAGAACCTATACAGTATCCAACAGCATGCCGTGACGACACTGTCGTGGATAACTATCACGGCGTTCTCGTCCCCGATCCTTATCGTTG GCTAGAAGATCCTGATGCAGAAGAGGTAAAAGATTTTGTGCAAAAGCAGGTGAATCTGACGGAGTCAGTGTTGAAACAATGCGAAACAAGAGAAAAGCTTCAAAAGAAGCTTACAGAATTCTATGATTATCCCAAGTATGAAGCTCCATTTAGGGAGGGAGATAAGTTCTTTTATTTCCATAACACCGGTCTTCAACCACAAAAAGTCCTTTATATGCAG GATAGGTTGGATGGACAACCTGAGATTTTGCTTGATCCGAATGAACTCAGTGAGGATGGGACAGTGGCATTGAGTGCGTATGCAGTAAGCAAGGATGCTAAATACTTGGCATATGCTCTCAGTTCGAGTGGAAGCGATTGGGTTACAATAAAAATAATGGGTGTTCAGGACAAAAAAGTTCACCATGATACTTTGTCATGG GTCAAATTCTCAGACATAAACTGGACTCATGATAGCAAAGGTTTTTTCTATTGTCGTTTTCCATCTCCCAA GGAAGGTGAGAAAGTAGATGCTGGGACAGAGACCAATGCTAACCTTGATCATCAGATGTTTTATCATTTCATGGGCACAGATCAGTCTGAAGACATATTATGTTGGGAAGATCCTGCCAATCCGAAACATACTTTTGGAGCCCAAGTAACAGAGGATGGAAAG TATGTTCTTCTTTATACCTTTGAGAGTACCGATCCTGTCAACAAGTTATACTATTGTGATATTTCTGCTTTTCCTAACGGACTTGAAGGTTACAAAGGAAAAAGTCTTCTTCCATTTATTAAGCTTGTTGACAACTTTGATGCATATTATGGAGCCATAGCAAATGATGATACTTTGTTTACCTTCCGGACTAACAAGGATGCACCGAGATACAAGTTAGTTCGGGTAGATTTGAAGCAACCAACTACTTGGACTGATGTCCTCGATGAAGCTGAGAAAGATGTGCTTGAATCAGCTATTGCTGTTAATGGAAATCAAATAATTGTGAGTTACATGAGTGACGTAAAAGATGTTCTGCAGCTAAGGGACCTGAAAACTGGTACGCTTCTGCATCAGTTGCCGGTTGACATAGGCACAGTGTCTGATGTCTCTGCCCGACGTGAGGATAGCACGGTTTTCATTTCTTTCACCAGCTTCCTTAGCCCTGGTATAATATATCAGTGTGATCTAGAAAGCGGTGTTCCAGACATAAAAATATTTCGTGAAATATTTGTCCCTGGGTTTAATCGGACAGAGTTTCATGTTAATCAG GTTTTCGTTTCAAGCAAGGATGGTGGGAGAATACCGATTTTCATAGTGGCTAAAAAAGATATTCCTCTGGACGGGTCTCATCCATGCTTACTATATGCATATGGTGGATTTAACATTAGCATTAAACCGTCATTCAGTGTTAGTCGTATTGTACTAATGAGGAATTTAGGTGCCATCTACTGTGTAGCAAATATCCGAGGTGGTGGGGAGTACGGAGAAGAATGGCACAAAGCTGGACGCCTTGCTTCAAAACAGACTTGCTTTGATGATTTCATATCTGCTGCTGAGTATCTTGTATCCACGGGGTATACCCAACCAAAGAAGTTATGCATTGAAGGTGGAAGCAACGGTGGACTTCTTATTGGAGCTTGTATCAATCAG AGACCTGATCTTTACGGCTGTGCTCTTGCTCATGTTGGTGTGATGGACATGCTCCGATTCCACAAATTTACTATAG GCCATGCTTGGACCTCCGAATATGGTTCTTCAGAGAAAGAAGAAGAGTTTCATTGGCTAATCAA GTACTCACCTATACACAATGTCAAGAGACCATGGGAAAAGTCACCTGCTCAAGCTTCTCAGTACCCATCTACCTTGCTACTGACAGCTGATCATGATGACCGAGTTGTGCCACTACATTCCTTGAAATTATTGGCG ACCTTGCAATATGTGCTATGCACAAGCTTGGACAAAAGCCCGCAGACCAACCCAATTATTGCTAGAATTGATGTCAAGGCCGGGCATGGAGCCGGACGTCCCACAAAGAAGATG ATCGAGTCAAGCGCAGATAGTTATAGCTTCATGGCTAAGGTGTTGGGTGCATCCTGGGTTGAGTAG
- the LOC141720833 gene encoding flavanone 3-dioxygenase: protein MAPSTLTALAQEKTLNSKFVRDEDERPKIAYNQFSDEIPVISLAGIDDDCGDKRSEICRKIVEACEDWGIFQVVDHGVDSGLISEMTSLARDFFALPAEEKLRFDMTGGKKGGFIVSSHLQGEAVQDWREIVTYFSYPIQARDYSRWPDKPEAWRSITEVYSEKLMALGCKLLEVLSEAMGLEKEALTKACVDMDQKVIVNYYPKCPQPDLTLGLKRHTDPGTLTLLLQDQVGGLQATRDGGKTWITVQPVEGAFVVNLGDHGHYLSNGRFKNADHQAVVNSNSSRMSIATFQNPAPNATVYPLKIREGEKAIIKEPITFTEMYKRKMSKDLEVAKLKKLAKEKLLQDQDMKKAKLQMTPKSAHEIFA from the exons ATGGCTCCTTCAACTCTCACTGCCCTAGCGCAAGAGAAAACTCTGAATTCTAAATTTGTTCGAGATGAAGACGAGCGTCCCAAAATTGCCTACAATCAATTCAGCGACGAAATCCCAGTCATTTCTCTAGCTGGTATTGATGATGATTGTGGTGACAAGAGATCCGAAATATGTCGAAAAATTGTTGAGGCTTGTGAAGACTGGGGGATTTTCCAGGTGGTTGATCACGGTGTTGATAGCGGTTTGATTTCTGAAATGACTAGTCTTGCGCGAGATTTTTTTGCCTTGCCAGCTGAGGAAAAACTCCGGTTTGATATGACTGGTGGTAAGAAAGGTGGATTTATTGTCTCTAGTCATCTTCAG GGTGAAGCAGTGCAGGATTGGCGTGAGATAGTGACATATTTTTCGTACCCAATTCAGGCCCGGGACTACTCGAGATGGCCCGATAAGCCGGAGGCATGGAGGTCCATCACGGAGGTTTACAGTGAGAAGTTGATGGCACTAGGTTGCAAGTTACTGGAGGTGTTATCAGAGGCCATGGGGCTTGAAAAAGAGGCTCTTACAAAGGCGTGTGTGGACATGGATCAGAAAGTGATAGTAAATTACTATCCTAAGTGTCCACAACCTGACTTGACACTGGGACTCAAAAGACACACGGATCCTGGTACACTTACCCTTTTGCTTCAGGATCAGGTTGGTGGATTACAAGCCACCAGAGACGGCGGCAAAACTTGGATCACTGTTCAGCCTGTGGAGGGAGCTTTTGTTGTTAATTTGGGTGATCATGGTCAC TATTTAAGCAATGGGAGGTTCAAGAATGCCGACCACCAAGCAGTTGTGAATTCCAACTCTAGCAGAATGTCAATTGCAACTTTCCAGAACCCGGCTCCGAATGCAACAGTATATCCATTGAAGATTAGGGAGGGAGAAAAGGCAATTATAAAAGAACCTATTACATTTACTGAGATGTACAAGAGGAAAATGAGCAAAGATCTTGAGGTGGCTAAACTCAAGAAACTGGCTAAAGAAAAACTGTTACAAGACCAAGACATGAAGAAGGCCAAGCTGCAAATGACACCCAAGAGTGCACACGAAATTTTCGCTTAA